The Gouania willdenowi chromosome 3, fGouWil2.1, whole genome shotgun sequence genome includes the window tttaagactttttaaaaaaccttacaaaaaaatgtaagacCTTGTCGCCACTTTAAGCTGTTGTTAGCAACACATCTTTAACAGTTGTAGTTTGCAATTTAACAGAAATGATGAAAGCTGAGAAGCAATAAAACTTGAAAGAATAACTTAAACTAAAGGCAGGTTTATTGACATTCCCCTCAGGTCACAACAAGCAACAACAGTTATTCAAGGCCAACTGGCAGAAAACAAGAACTTATTACAACATGATCAAAATTTAGGACATGTGCCTGAGATTGTGTGATTTGCTTTCCATCAGCTTCTCTGTGTCCACCAGCTCTTTGACAAATTAGGTAAATTAACATTGGGACCATCCATACTGACAGAGACAAACTGCCTCACATTCAGTTTAGCAACACACGCCTGAGTTAATGTATGACATTTATGAATTTCTTTTGTTTGCTCTTGAAATACACAGGCATTGAAATCAAATGTATCCATGTAGCACgtttcaaacataaaattgcaCCATAAATGCCTcccacacacgcgcgcacacacacacagtgacgtgccgtgagcactagggttgggtagacaGGGCggtgcaaatcgagaccaccaatgtcaacaccaatgacaattccatatgtttctgctgacaagtgttaactaaacaaaatcaacatcgtaaaacaccattaaagaaacaaacaattatttaatatagcctccatactctcccaacaagatatatctcatgacacggcagcgcatccgttgtttgtgttggaaatgttACCAGGTGGTCGTGTTGCTGGTGGACCACAGAAATCGACAGCTGCTGCTGTCTGAGGCCAACAGCAGTCTTCCtcccatttttgttttcttctcgtCTGTTTTAGCGCCAGAACATTCGCTGTCACGTAACGTTGCACCTGTACACGTGTGGTCCCGAGACAATCTAGCTCCGAGTACGCAACAGAGTGAAAGCTAGAATACCAATAAAATTTAATACCTCAGAAAATCGAGATTAAgattttttaatactttttaagggCCTTAATTTTCCCACAATTGATTGATCaacttttaatactttttaagacCCTGCGGACACCCTGCATGAAAcggttaaaaacaaataaaagtgatgaaaagtGTGTGTAAAGCGTTTGAAAGTGTGCAAATCTTACGGGATCTTGTCAACGGACACGACGATGGCTGAGAGGAACTTGTCGGTGATGCTCTTCATGTTTTTGATGGAAGCTTCTAAACGTGTCCTCACCTCCTCGTGAGCCATGGCCTGCTCTGGGGTCACATCGTAGGGGAGCTTactgtaatacacacacacacacacacacacacacacacacacacacacacacacacacacacacacacacacacacacacacacacacacacacacacacacacacacacacacacacacacacacacacacacacacacacacacacacacacacacacacacacacacacacacacacacacacacacagtctgtgtCTGTTCACtgccagcacacacactttAAGAGGTGTTTAAGGACTGTCAGAAAGAATCCAAACACTCTCGGTTTAtgatgttttttggtgtcagttttgtcatcaatttgtgtgtttttaatgttattgtgTAACTTTGTAGTTGTGTTGcatgtgtttatttactttgtttttttgtgtgtattttgttgttgttttgtgttagtCTTCTACTCCAAACCACAgagaccagtcccacatgttaagttagcttagcacgtagcagccCTGGCTGAGCAAGGTCAAAGGGAAAAGGGGCGGGGCGTTTGGAAGAAATACGAAAAGGCTacacaatgtttttgtttttctgtcagttttatgtatttttgttatttgtgtgtggTTTCGTTCAATGGGAAATCCTGCTCCAAGACTAATCAGTTACTGGTTTTTAAGAATCGTTAGTGTTTGGCTGAGCACGTGACATGTGAGGCAGTTGCATGTTCCCTGAGGTCTGACCTGGCCTCTCCGGTCTGCGTCTCCATCTGGTTCACCCAGCTCTTGTAGATGTCCACCGGGTCAGTCTTGATGTTCAGCGTCTTGTCGTCCATGATCTCCTTCACCACCGGAGCCAGGATCTGTCTGAGGGCGTTCTGACCTCGGGCTCCTCGGTGGAAGCTCACCACCATCTTGATGACGGTCGGGTTCCCCGTGACAATCTCCTTCATCTGGTCCACTTTGGACCTGCAGAAGGTTCAGGAGCACACAGAGAGGAGGGAAGGGTCAGGGTTTAGGAGGTCTGTGAGGGATCAGGAGGGGAGGATCAGGAGAAGGGGGAGTAGTCTCACTTGATCTCCTCCTGCAGGGCGGTCTTGAAGAGCTTGAGCAGCAGGTATTCCTCCCTCTGGTTGGAGGCGTAGTTGTAGAGGGTGAAGATCACAGAGTCCATGAACTTGGTGGATTTGTTCTGAGGCATCTGGAAGATCAGCTTGGCCAGGTATGTGGGGTTGGTCTGTGAAGAAGGAGAAGTTTGGACAGGATGAAGCTCCACAAAGCCCTAACGTTTCCCAGTGTGGTCCCAGTGGTCACCTGTAGAAGGTAGAAAAGGTACTGGTAGGCCTCCAACTTCAGCCTCTTCTCTTTGCTGAGAGCCTTCAGACCTCCTCTCTGCttggtcatcatcatcatgtcagACAGCTGACCCTTGTTCTTCTTGGTCAGCTTCCTGCTGTGGGACACCACCTCCTGCAGCGTGATCTTGTTCTTCACCAGCAAGCCGATCTTGATGTCCATCAGATTCAGGTCATTTTCCAGCTGCTGGTTGGATCGGATGTTTTTCACCACCTCCTCACGCAGACGCATCAGCTCCAACTCCTCCTGGAAGTCCTGGTCGCTGTGGTCCAGGAGGTGGACAAACTTCCTCACCACCGCCATGGGCGGGTCTTCAGCGTTAACTGAGGACACATTTCACAGTAAGGAAGATCAGACCAGATGTGATGAGACACAAGGTCGGTGTCTGTATGTGTCTGTAGGTGTTAGTATGTGTCAGTAATGGTCGGTTTGTTTCAGTAGGTGTTGGTATCTGTCGGTAATGGTCGGTAGGTGTTGGTATCTGTCGGTAATGGTCAGTAGGTGTTGGTATCTGTCGGTAATGGTCAGTAGGTGTTGGTATCTGTCGGTAATGGTCGGTAGGTGTTGGTATCTGTCGGTAATGGTCGGTAGTTGTTGGTATCTGtcggtaaatggacttgattttggtaaatggacttgattttatatagcgctttatcaccacactgaagcagtctcaaagcgcttttacatatcagctcattcacccaatcactctcacattcacacaccagtgggacaggactgccatgcaaggcgctagtcgaccactgggagcaacttagggttcagtgtcttgcccaaggacacttcgacacatagtcaggtactgggatcgaaccctcaatctctcgatcagaagacgacccactaccacctgagccacggtcggtAGGTGTTGGTATCTGTCGGTAATGGTCGGTATGTTTCTGTAGGTGTCAGTATGTGTCATATTGGTGGCTGACAGAGCTTTAAATAAAGACATCTGACATACTCAGTGTTTTGTAGTCGTCCCGAGCTTTGTTGGCTCTGATGAACGCTTGAATCTTCACCACGTCTTTGATCTAAAGGACAAAGATGGAGACGATGAGCACAGGAAGTGCTGAACAACCACTGCGAGAGTTCTCCACTCACGTGATCTTTGAAGTACTTCAGACGGTCATTGTACTTCTTCTGAGCTTGATGCATTCGAACCATGGACTGGATCTGAGAAACACAAAGGCTCTCAGCTTGTGGTTTGGGACCCAAAAATGTGACGTAGGAAAACCTCAAAGATCTAAAAGCTAAAGGAtggtgtgcttttattttgaagggtctgTGCAGACTACAATCAAAGTTAGCATTGACGCACCTTGATGGCCTCGTCCGTGTGATCTTTGAGGAACTGTTTGCGGTCTTTgaacttcttcttctgttggtAGCCTTTCCAGTGAGCCTGAGGGCGGAGCTTAGGTCAGATCAACAACAGGAACAGCACAGCTGAAGTCGGAGCAACTAAGGCTACTCACCTGGATGCAGGTCACAGCTGGTTCCTGGGACTGCAGGAAGTCCATCCTCTCCTTCAGGCCCCTCCTCACCAGGAAGCCTCGGCAGCGAGCCTGCAGCTTGGTGATCAGCGCCTCGTTGGCCAACCACAGCTGCTCACGGTTGTAGGCGGTGGTCACGCCCGAGACCACACCCTGACAGAGGGGGCGGAGTTATAGCTGGAGTGTTGGAGGTAAAATGACGAAGTGTTGGAGCGTGACGGTACCTGGACATCATCCTTGTTGAGCTGCGTGTTGTTCTGAACGAATCCTTCCGGTTCCTTCCAGGTTCCTTCCTCCGTCAGCAGGTTGTAGTAAAAATCATGGCCGCCTCTAACCCAGTGCTTCACCCACTCACTTCCATTGTCACCTGTAAGTATTACAGACTTTATACAAATACCACTATTTTATTAAAAGATTACATTCTTTTTCCACTGTTCATGATTCCATTAATACGTTGTAgttgtaaataaacattttcccaccttctttcttcttctcctctttaaTCTGAGACAGGTTGTCCTGGTAGGTCTGAGAACACTCCGAGGTGACCCCGTAGAGTCCCGCTCCAGGATTCCTCAGAGCGCTGAGAGTCTGAGCGGCGTCGCCTCCATCCACCGCCTTGTTGATGCCCTGCATCGCCTGAGAGACTGAAAGCAAGCACAGAGTAGAGGGAAAATTTGTTAGCTCTGTTAGCTTTAACCAAGAGGAACCTGTTAGCTCTGTTAGCTTTAACCAGGAGGAACCTGTTAGCTCTGTTAGCTTTAACCAAGAGGAACCTGTTAGCTCATTAGCTTTAACCAAGAGGAACCTGTTAGCTCATTAGCTTTAACCAAGAGGAACCTGTTAGATCATTAGCTTTAACCAAGAGGAACCTGTTAGCTCTGTTAGCTTTAACCAAGAGGAACCTGTTAGCTCTGTTAGCTTTAACCAAGAGGAACCTGTTAGCTTTTACCAGGAGGAACCTGCTAGCTCGTTAGCTTTGACCAGGAGGAACCTGTTAGCTCTGTTAGCTTTAACCAGGAGGAACCTGTTAGCTCTGTTAGCTTTAACCAAGAGGAACCTGTTAGCTCATTAGCTTTAACCAAGAGGAACCTGTTAGCTCTGTTAGCTTTAACCAAGAGGAACCTGTTAGCTCGGTTAGCTTTAACCAGGAGGAACCTGTTAGCTCGTTAGCTTTAACCAGGAGGAACCTGTTAGCTCGTTAGCTTTAATCAGGAGAACCTGTTAGCTCGTTAGCTTTTACCAACAGGAACCTGTTAGCTCGTTAGCTTTGACCAACAGGAACCTGTTAGCTCGTTAGCTTTAACCAAGAGGAACCTGTTAGCTCGTTAGCTTTACCAAGAGGAACCtgttagctcgttagcattaaCCAAGAGGAACCTCTTAGGTTGTTTAGCTTTAACCAGGAGGAACCTGTTAGCTCTGTTAGCTTTAACCAAGAGGAACCTGTTAGCTCATTAGCTTTAACCAGGAGGAACCTGTTAGCTCTGTTAGCTTTAACCAGGAGGAACCTGTTAGCTCTGTTAGCTTTAACCAAGAGGAACCTGTTAGCTCATTAGCTTTAACCAAGAGGAAcctgttagcttgttagctttaCCAAGAGGAACCTGCTAGCTCGTTAGCATTAACCAAGAGGAACCTGCTAGCTCGTTAGCATTAACCAAGAGGAACCTCTTAGCTTGTTTAGCTTTAACCAGGAGGAACCTGTTTGCTCATTAGCTTTAACCAACAGGAACCTGTTAGCTCGTTAGCTTTACCCAGCAGGAGTGGGAGAACTTGTTAGCTCATTAGCTCTGTTAGCTTTAACCAACAGGAAcctgttagcttgttagctttaACCAGGAGGAACCTGTTAGCTCTGTTAGCTTTAACCAGGAGGAACCTGTTAGCTCTGTTAGCTTTAACCAGGAGGAAcctgttagcttgttagctttaCCCAGCAGGAGTGGGAGAACTTGTTAGCTCATTAGCTCTGTTAGCTTTAACCAACAGGAAcctgttagcttgttagctttaACCAGGAGGAACCTGTTAGCTCTGTTAGCTTTAACCAGGAGGAACCTGTTATCTCATTATCTTAAATCAGGAGAGTGTACATCTTTAGTGTGTGTAAACCTACACATAAAGGCTTCCTGTGTGTCCTGATTAGCCTTTAAAATACTGTCCTGGATCTCATCCAACCACAGCACGGCAGACGAGTCCTGGGTTTCCTGTACggagaggtcagaggtcacacaaacacactgtaggAAAGCACTTGATAGGCTAACATCATGTCTGTTCATTGTATTGTTCATTAAGCAGAAATATCcaggaaaaaatatttataaatattatagCTAAAACAACAACTTCCAGTTAAATTTTTCTAaagatatattttcatttagatTCATGACATTGAATAAAAACAGCTACACTTCAATGCTTTAGTTATTCCTCCTGTGACAGTAAGAaatatgctaaataaatataaagtattTGTTTTGATAGAAAATAAGTCTTTATTAGCCTGCAAACTAACAATggatgataataaaataaataaaaccaaagaacagaTTATTCAAAGGCAAAACATAAACCGtaccaaaaataacattttctataaaacatgtaataatcACCTGACATGACATTACATGACTCTGCCTGTAGATGGCGGTGTGTGCCACAATATGCCTTTCTGCAGCTGAGTGAGTCGCCCacttaatatgtgtgtgtgtgtgtgtgtgtgttattctgttattgtgtaattgtgtaaaaaaagGAAGTAAGAAAAATGCTAAAACtcgaagaaagaaaaacaactaataCACTTCTAAATACAAGTCTGTGGCAGATAAAATTTAAACtgaaattattttaatgtaaaggGATGAAAGAATAAGAAAAAATTTATCCTTTAAAAATTGTTCAgcagtaaaatattaaaaagtattaaaatcaTTGGTAGATTTAGATGTGATTCAGCCTCTAATGAACTGTCTCATGACTGTTTAATGTAAAACGTTAGAGGCTCATAGtttgaatatttgtatattttaataaagCTGTTACATATCCTTCAGCAGGAACCGGTTTTTGAAGCTTTTTATTGGTTGGTTTTCATTCTTTACTCTCACATTTAAACACTCACTGCATTCAGCTTctttaaaacattacatttactGAGTTTGAtccaaaacatgaacaaaactAAAAAGTCACAATCTATAAACAACTCAGATAAATGTATGAAGGTTCACATTCTTATGCTTTTGttctacttttactttgtgtgttttttaattaattgtgaatttttagagccattttgtgtttttgttgcgaTTTTGtgtttatcagtgtttttttgattaattttgtgcatttattgagtgaatttttgtgcatttccgtcatggttttgtgcatttttgttgtcatttttttagtgTTTGGTTGTATCTTGcacttctgttgttgttttgtgatttttttgtttctaatgtttttgttctatgtacattttatgtgtttttgttatgggtttaatgtcatttcttgcttttctgttttgtgcatttttgttgttgtttctctaGTTTGTGTCGTCGTTTTATGTGCATTTAttgtgggtttgtgtgtttttgttatcgttttgaTGTTATGTCTTGagtttctgttgttcttttgtgcatttttgttgtctattgcatttttgttgttttatctgcattttttgtggttttgtgcatttttgatgtcatttcttgcattttgttgttgttctatgTGCATTGGTTGTGGTTCCTTGAGTTTAACTTTGTTTGTTgtgcatttattgtgtttttgttgtcattttaatgtaatttcgTACTCTTCcgtgtgttgttttgtgcatttttgttatttataaagtttttgttgtttcttgcgtttttgttgtcgtttcgttcatacagtatttgttgttgtttcttgtgtttccGTTAgtgttttgtgtgcatttgttgtgtttttgtgtgtatgatGTGTGTATCTTACGTGAGCCTTCTCGCGGCGTGCCTCTAGCAGTTTGTCGTGATAATGTTGTGCGACTGTTTGATCCACGTCACTGAGCTTTGCTGAAGGATTCTGTAGAGCTGATAAAGTCTTTAATGGGTCTCCTTCATCCAGAGCCTCATTGATCAGGCCGATGGCGGCGAtgcctgcaaacacacacacactcgatTAAACCTGCGTACTgtatatgcgtgtgtgtgtgtgggtgtgtgtcgTACGTTCATGCTCCTCCACCACACACTGGTTGACCTGGTCGATACAGGCCTGGATGTCGTTCCAGCTCAGATAATCACATCCTTCTTCTCTGCTGGCAGCTTTTAGACGCATCAGCTCGTCCATGTACCTGAGAACACGTTACCGTGGAAACGTCACCATCCCATTCACCTTCACACGATTAAACACATTTGAAAATTTCTCAAATTTAGTTTCCCCTCAGGTGCAGAACGCATCTTTGTTTCACTTTCTCACACCGGGTTTCCTTGTCCTCACTCACGTCTTGCTCACGttgtgtgggcggggcctgagGGCATGTGGGAGGAGCCTGAGCGCTCACCTCTGTGCGTACTCGTCCTCCACGTTGCTGAGCCCAGTGACGGagctgctgagctgcttccaCAGAGCGGTTCTGTCTCCTACGTCCATGGCCTCGTTCATCAGAACCACCGCAGACAGCATCTCCACGGCAACCAGCAGCTCAGGGTGGGACAGACTGCCctgagacacacgcacacactttattagtaacacacacacacagagatcccTGAGACACAACCACATTTTAgtctacaaaaataaaaataatagacactcaaagtgctttacattgatgtgcattattctttcccACCACACATAGTGATGGTAAGCTactactgtagccacagctgccgtgggcagactgacagaagtgaactataagcccctcccaccaccaccaacactccctcatacaccacattcatactagacaatgtgggtgaagtgtcttgttcaaggacacaaagaaaatgacttGGCTAGAGTGGGATTAGAACCCTCAACCTTTTGTTTATTGGACGatccactctaccactgaggcACGGGTGCCCCAAAAAACGCAAAagacaacacacaacaacaacacaaagacacaaaacaactaaaaacaaccCATCCCACCCACCCTCCCTCTGAGGGCGTGGTTGGCTCCGTCCCCCCCTCCCTGCTGTGCAGTGATTGGTCCATACCTCCGGGCTCTGTAGTTGCAGACTCAGCAGTTCCCTCTGGTAGAGTTCAGCTGCTCTGGGGTAAACCTCTGGTAGCTGAGCATCAGGATTCATCAGCTCTGTCACCGTCCTCTCAGCCACGCCCACTCTGATGGCCTCATTGATCCTGTCTACGGCCTGGAGCACTGGTTAGACACAGCCACAGAAACATTAGACACGCCCACAGGAACCATTACAACAGCGAGCAGGAGGACAGTTCACTCACTCTTAGAGAAACCTTCTGACATCTCATTGGCTGAGTCCACGCCATTCTGCAGCTCATCTTTGGTCAGCGATTCCCCAGGAGACACCTAAGAGGACACAGACACCTGCTGTGAGCTAACCAACTAACTAAGCCATGAACTAACCTAACTCCCCACCTGCTCCTTGTTCTCCCGCTCCCCCTGCAGCTCCTTCAGGTACCAGCCTTTGTTCTGATGCTGCAGGTTCTGGATGTTCAGACGCTTCAACGACTCCAGGAGTTTGTCCTCGTCTCCCTCGAGGAGGGCGTCCTCAGTCGCCCGCAGGGCCAGGACCACTGTGGACATGGGTTAGTTAGCATGGGTTAactagttaattattattaaccagGACCACTGTGGACATGGGTTAGTTAGCATGGGTTAactagttaattattattaaccagGACCACTGTGGACATGGGTTAGTTAGCATGGGTTAactagttaattattattaaccagGACCACTGTGGACATGGGTTAGTAAGCATGGGTTAactagttaattattattaaccagGACCACTGTGGACATGGGTTAGTAAGCATGGGTTAactagttaattattattaaccagGACCACTGTGGACATGGGTTAGTTAGCATGGGTTAactagttaattattattaaccagGACCACTGTGGACATGGGTTAGTTAGCATGGGTTAacaagttaattattattaaccagGACCACTGTGGACATGGGTTAGTTAGCATGGGTTAactagttaattattattaaccagGACCACTGTGGACATGGGTTAGTTAGCATGGGTTAactagttaattattattaaccagGACCACTGTGGACATGGGTTAGTTAGCATGGGTTAa containing:
- the iqgap1 gene encoding ras GTPase-activating-like protein IQGAP1, with translation MSTSEETDGLRPRYGSVLDGVERLTAEEMDERRQQNMAYEYLCHLEEAKRWMEACLDEELPPTTELEEGLRNGVYLAKLGNFFAPQTVSLKKIYDREQTRYKATGLHFRHTDNVIQWLNAMAAKGLPKIFYPETTDIYDRKNMPRCIYCIHALSLYLFKLGLAPQIQDLYGKVDFTEEEINNMKSELEKYGIQMPAFSKIGGILANELSVDEAALHAAVIAINEAVDHGVPEGTLVALQNPNAMLVNLDASVANQYQETLYQAKGEKVARSRKRQMENVDAERDIYDELLTQAEIQGNINQVNVVLALRATEDALLEGDEDKLLESLKRLNIQNLQHQNKGWYLKELQGERENKEQVSPGESLTKDELQNGVDSANEMSEGFSKMLQAVDRINEAIRVGVAERTVTELMNPDAQLPEVYPRAAELYQRELLSLQLQSPEGSLSHPELLVAVEMLSAVVLMNEAMDVGDRTALWKQLSSSVTGLSNVEDEYAQRYMDELMRLKAASREEGCDYLSWNDIQACIDQVNQCVVEEHERIAAIGLINEALDEGDPLKTLSALQNPSAKLSDVDQTVAQHYHDKLLEARREKAHETQDSSAVLWLDEIQDSILKANQDTQEAFMFSQAMQGINKAVDGGDAAQTLSALRNPGAGLYGVTSECSQTYQDNLSQIKEEKKKEGDNGSEWVKHWVRGGHDFYYNLLTEEGTWKEPEGFVQNNTQLNKDDVQGVVSGVTTAYNREQLWLANEALITKLQARCRGFLVRRGLKERMDFLQSQEPAVTCIQAHWKGYQQKKKFKDRKQFLKDHTDEAIKIQSMVRMHQAQKKYNDRLKYFKDHIKDVVKIQAFIRANKARDDYKTLINAEDPPMAVVRKFVHLLDHSDQDFQEELELMRLREEVVKNIRSNQQLENDLNLMDIKIGLLVKNKITLQEVVSHSRKLTKKNKGQLSDMMMMTKQRGGLKALSKEKRLKLEAYQYLFYLLQTNPTYLAKLIFQMPQNKSTKFMDSVIFTLYNYASNQREEYLLLKLFKTALQEEIKSKVDQMKEIVTGNPTVIKMVVSFHRGARGQNALRQILAPVVKEIMDDKTLNIKTDPVDIYKSWVNQMETQTGEASKLPYDVTPEQAMAHEEVRTRLEASIKNMKSITDKFLSAIVVSVDKIPYGMRFISKVLKDSLHEKFPDATEDELLKIVGNLLYYRYMNPAIVAPDAFDIIEVSAGGQLTMEQRRNLGSIAKMLQHAASNKMFLGDNAHLNPINEYLSASHLKFRRYFLSACDVPSLEEKFNVDQYSDLVTLTKPVIYISIGEMINTHTLLLDHQDAIAPDHNDPIHELLEDLGEVPTVEALIGENPLPADDPNKELMGKTEVSLTLTNKFDVHGEENAETDAKTLLLNTKRLIVDVIRFQPGETLTEILESTASPEQEAEYQRAMQRRAIRDAKTPEKMKQAKVVVDDSLSLQGKKEKICSNLERLSELGKVHPQSRYQDLINDISKDIRNQRRYRQRRKAELVRLNQANAALNSKASFYSEQSDYYTRYIRSCMEGLNSKASKLSKKAGEAKAKKSKQVSQKYTASRLHEKGVLISIDDLQPNQFKNVIFEISPSESVGVFDVKAKFMGVLLETLPLEYQDLLQLQYEGVAVMKLFDRATVNVNLLIFLLNKKFYGK